The Lonsdalea populi genome window below encodes:
- a CDS encoding NAD(P)-dependent oxidoreductase produces MIKHVSLVGIGVLGKAIALRLRQCQYDISLYNRTASKAEALAGDGINAVSSVSQLFTRQHPIILICLTDAQAIHELFCTTEIERKLQDYQPVIVNVSTIGPQDSRQVGDFFLQHGAHYLEAPVSGGPEGARTGKLACWTGPIPAAFSEALTGLLSSLCGDYAVMESNCAAQTMKVINNYCEAVHLLVAAESLLLAEKSGISPEALEKALPLGRGRSTYMGVMLNRYLHPSDKISVPLAIRIKDLELANTLFHQCAVHSAFFEHAQHIYLNTAAELSPPQDQTRCFDYLSKQTPQTKTEM; encoded by the coding sequence ATGATCAAACACGTTTCCCTGGTCGGAATCGGCGTTCTCGGAAAGGCTATCGCACTCAGACTGCGCCAATGCCAATACGACATCAGCCTTTACAACCGAACGGCAAGCAAAGCCGAAGCGCTCGCCGGCGATGGCATCAATGCGGTGAGTTCCGTTAGCCAATTATTTACGCGTCAACACCCAATCATCCTGATTTGCCTGACCGACGCGCAGGCTATTCACGAGCTTTTCTGTACGACGGAAATTGAGCGGAAACTGCAGGACTATCAGCCCGTTATCGTCAACGTGAGTACGATAGGTCCCCAGGACAGTCGACAAGTGGGCGACTTCTTCCTGCAGCACGGCGCGCACTATCTGGAAGCGCCCGTCTCGGGCGGTCCAGAAGGCGCACGCACCGGCAAACTGGCCTGTTGGACCGGCCCGATCCCGGCGGCGTTCAGCGAAGCGCTCACCGGGTTGCTCTCCAGCCTTTGCGGCGACTACGCCGTTATGGAAAGCAACTGCGCCGCGCAAACCATGAAAGTCATCAATAACTACTGCGAAGCTGTTCATTTGCTGGTGGCGGCGGAGTCTCTCTTGCTGGCGGAGAAATCCGGCATCAGTCCAGAAGCGTTAGAGAAAGCGCTGCCTCTGGGCCGAGGCCGCTCCACCTACATGGGAGTCATGCTGAATCGTTATCTGCATCCCAGCGATAAAATTTCTGTTCCATTGGCCATCCGAATCAAAGATTTGGAACTCGCCAATACCCTGTTTCACCAGTGTGCAGTCCACAGCGCCTTTTTCGAACATGCTCAGCATATCTACCTGAATACGGCGGCAGAACTCTCGCCGCCGCAGGACCAGACCCGATGCTTTGATTACCTGTCAAAACAAACACCACAGACCAAGACGGAGATGTAA
- the phnG gene encoding phosphonate C-P lyase system protein PhnG, whose translation MESSKKKRAYWMSVLSHSNSEMLDSFLQPLEIAPNYQLLRPTQIGLIQLQGRMETTGHRFMVGDITVTRAALQLDDGTCGYSYVIGRNKPHAERCAFVDALLQTQATFNRVWKHVITPLAQQQKAEQDHHRQEVVASRVNFYTLVRGE comes from the coding sequence ATGGAGTCAAGTAAAAAAAAGAGAGCTTATTGGATGTCTGTGCTTTCCCACAGTAATTCTGAAATGCTCGATTCGTTCTTACAACCGCTCGAAATCGCGCCGAATTATCAATTGCTGCGACCGACACAGATTGGGCTGATCCAATTGCAAGGACGCATGGAAACGACCGGACATCGTTTCATGGTGGGCGACATCACGGTAACTCGAGCAGCTTTGCAACTTGATGACGGGACCTGCGGCTATAGCTACGTCATTGGCAGGAACAAGCCCCATGCGGAGCGATGCGCCTTCGTCGATGCGTTATTACAAACGCAGGCAACCTTCAATCGAGTGTGGAAACACGTTATCACCCCCCTTGCCCAGCAACAGAAAGCTGAACAAGACCATCATCGGCAGGAGGTCGTTGCCAGTCGCGTCAACTTTTATACATTGGTCAGAGGAGAATAA
- the phnH gene encoding phosphonate C-P lyase system protein PhnH codes for MNVTKGFPNPAFGTQACFRKIVKAMSEPGVTVNVPGVEGLDNISSSTIAVLLTLTSHKTQLFIDNNISNPLLLRTLCLHAHVPITASASEAHYALLNGQMQYFDRHPNNFDLMTFSCGNEMTPEKSTTIILEVDGLNNGRCLKLSGPGVNNVKIISPHLPAPIRRYLCERPHAFPMGLDFLFTSGKKLLAIPRTTRVEEC; via the coding sequence ATGAACGTTACTAAGGGATTCCCCAATCCGGCCTTTGGAACTCAGGCCTGCTTTAGGAAAATCGTCAAAGCGATGAGTGAGCCGGGCGTCACCGTCAACGTTCCCGGCGTGGAGGGGTTGGACAATATTTCGTCATCCACCATCGCGGTGTTATTGACGCTGACCAGTCATAAAACGCAGCTGTTCATCGATAACAACATTAGTAATCCCCTGCTGCTCAGAACGTTATGTTTGCACGCCCATGTTCCCATTACAGCCTCTGCTTCAGAAGCTCACTACGCTCTGTTGAATGGACAAATGCAGTACTTCGACAGGCATCCGAATAACTTCGACCTAATGACCTTTTCATGCGGAAATGAAATGACGCCGGAAAAATCCACCACCATCATTTTGGAAGTGGATGGCTTGAACAATGGCAGATGCCTAAAACTCAGCGGCCCAGGCGTGAATAACGTCAAAATCATTTCTCCGCACCTTCCCGCCCCTATACGGCGTTATCTCTGCGAGCGGCCCCACGCTTTTCCAATGGGTCTCGATTTTCTGTTTACCTCCGGGAAGAAGCTGCTCGCTATCCCCAGAACCACTCGAGTGGAGGAGTGCTGA
- a CDS encoding carbon-phosphorus lyase complex subunit PhnI, with product MYVAVKGGEKAIEAAHQLQACRRRGQPHIKELSCEQIDQQLSLAVDRVMTEGNIYDRQLAALAIKQASGDLIEAIFLLRAYRSTLPRWRVSKPLDTSSMRLERRISAIFKDLPGGQLLGPTYDYTHRLLDFKLLAENLPPQPPVAPETEEDPSTSEIVQHAFAFLKQQGLLPPDDDIDEKPDDITMTPPTYPCSRSARLQQLVRGDEGFLLSLGYSTQRGYGRNHPFVGEIRTGFVKVEMYAEEIKMTLDIGEILLTECETINGLIKPSDKAPHFTHGYGLAFGRAERKAIAVALADRALQSAEYKETIQGPAQDEEFVLAHVDNVEASGFVSHLKLPHYVDFQSELELLKQLREEYSSNQEKIHDDKNF from the coding sequence ATGTATGTTGCAGTGAAAGGCGGCGAAAAAGCCATTGAAGCCGCGCACCAACTCCAGGCCTGTCGTCGCCGTGGTCAACCGCATATCAAGGAACTGAGCTGCGAGCAAATCGATCAGCAGCTCAGTCTCGCGGTCGACCGAGTGATGACCGAAGGAAACATTTACGATCGCCAACTGGCGGCGCTGGCAATCAAACAAGCCAGCGGCGATTTGATTGAAGCCATTTTCCTGTTGCGCGCATACCGCTCAACCTTACCCCGCTGGCGGGTCAGCAAACCGCTGGATACGTCGTCAATGCGTTTGGAAAGGCGAATATCGGCCATCTTCAAAGATTTGCCGGGGGGACAGCTGCTGGGACCGACATACGACTATACCCACCGTTTGTTGGATTTCAAACTGCTGGCCGAAAACCTTCCCCCGCAGCCTCCCGTCGCGCCGGAAACGGAGGAAGATCCGTCGACTAGCGAAATTGTGCAACACGCATTCGCTTTTCTGAAGCAGCAAGGACTCCTTCCGCCGGACGACGATATTGACGAGAAGCCCGACGATATCACCATGACGCCGCCGACCTACCCATGCTCGCGTTCGGCGCGCCTGCAACAGCTCGTCCGCGGCGATGAAGGATTTCTGCTGTCCCTGGGATACTCCACTCAGCGCGGCTATGGCCGCAACCACCCCTTCGTCGGCGAGATCCGCACCGGTTTCGTCAAGGTAGAAATGTACGCGGAGGAAATAAAGATGACGCTCGACATCGGCGAAATCTTGCTGACGGAGTGTGAAACCATCAACGGATTAATCAAACCCTCAGACAAAGCCCCTCACTTCACTCACGGTTATGGGCTGGCCTTCGGCCGAGCAGAACGTAAAGCGATCGCCGTAGCGCTGGCCGATCGCGCACTGCAGTCCGCTGAATACAAGGAAACAATACAGGGACCGGCCCAGGATGAAGAGTTTGTGCTGGCTCACGTCGACAACGTCGAAGCTTCAGGGTTTGTATCGCACCTGAAATTGCCCCATTACGTCGATTTTCAATCTGAACTGGAACTCCTCAAACAGCTGAGAGAAGAATATTCATCTAATCAGGAAAAAATTCATGACGACAAAAACTTCTGA
- a CDS encoding alpha-D-ribose 1-methylphosphonate 5-phosphate C-P-lyase PhnJ, translating into MTTKTSEDIEHDAYNFAYLDESTKKMIRRAILKAIAIPGHQIPFGSREMPMPYGWGTGGIQITASIIGPDDVLKVIDQGDDDTTNAISIRKFFRTVAKVKTTDKTADATIIQTRHRIPETPLKEDQIIVYQVPIPEPMRFIEPRETETRKMHALEEYGVMQVKLYEDIARYGHIATTYAYPVKVNQRYVMDPSPIPKYDNPKMHMMPALQLFGAGREKRIYAVPPYTPVESLDFDDHPFAVQHWDEPCAICGSRDSFLDEVVVDDAGHRMLVCSDTDHCRQQWTNQEKENEDK; encoded by the coding sequence ATGACGACAAAAACTTCTGAAGATATAGAACACGATGCCTACAACTTCGCTTATCTGGACGAAAGCACCAAAAAGATGATCCGCCGCGCCATTCTGAAAGCCATCGCTATTCCCGGGCACCAGATTCCCTTTGGTAGCCGGGAGATGCCGATGCCCTATGGATGGGGAACCGGCGGCATTCAAATTACCGCCAGCATTATCGGGCCGGACGACGTACTGAAAGTCATCGACCAGGGGGACGACGACACCACCAACGCCATCTCTATCCGTAAGTTTTTCCGCACCGTGGCTAAGGTGAAAACGACGGACAAAACGGCCGATGCGACGATTATTCAGACTCGCCACAGAATCCCGGAGACGCCGCTAAAGGAAGATCAGATCATCGTCTACCAGGTCCCTATTCCGGAGCCGATGCGGTTTATCGAGCCGCGGGAAACGGAGACCCGCAAAATGCACGCGCTGGAAGAGTACGGCGTCATGCAGGTCAAGCTCTACGAGGACATCGCGCGCTACGGGCACATTGCCACCACTTACGCCTATCCGGTCAAAGTCAATCAGCGCTATGTGATGGACCCCTCGCCCATCCCCAAATACGACAATCCTAAAATGCACATGATGCCGGCGCTGCAGCTGTTCGGCGCAGGACGGGAAAAACGCATCTACGCGGTCCCCCCTTATACCCCGGTCGAAAGTCTGGATTTCGACGACCATCCGTTCGCCGTACAGCACTGGGACGAGCCATGCGCTATCTGCGGCTCACGCGACAGCTTCCTGGATGAAGTGGTAGTCGACGATGCGGGCCACCGCATGCTCGTCTGCTCGGATACGGACCACTGTCGGCAGCAATGGACAAATCAGGAGAAAGAAAATGAAGACAAATAA
- the phnK gene encoding phosphonate C-P lyase system protein PhnK, producing the protein MKTNNNDYLDEGPVLSVDALTHLYAPGKGFEDVSFQLWPGEVLGIVGESGSGKTTLLNAISARLEPQSGSVIYRDSQEQEMSIYDISERDRRALIRTEWGIVWQHPMQGLRPEVSAGGNIGERLMAIGDRHYGHIREKAARWMNNVELPADRMDDLPTTFSGGMQQRLQIARNLVTSPRLIFMDEPTGGLDVSVQARLLDLLRTLVTDMRLAVVIVTHDLGVARLLSHRLLVMKQGRVVEQGLTDRVLDDPHHPYTQLLVSSIL; encoded by the coding sequence ATGAAGACAAATAATAACGACTACCTGGACGAAGGTCCGGTGCTGTCGGTCGATGCGCTCACCCATCTCTATGCGCCGGGAAAAGGGTTCGAGGACGTCTCGTTCCAACTGTGGCCGGGTGAAGTGCTGGGGATCGTCGGCGAGTCGGGATCGGGGAAAACCACGCTGCTGAACGCGATCTCCGCCCGGCTGGAGCCGCAAAGCGGCTCCGTCATCTACCGGGATAGCCAGGAGCAAGAGATGTCGATTTACGACATCAGCGAACGCGATCGCCGGGCGCTGATACGCACCGAATGGGGCATCGTCTGGCAGCACCCCATGCAGGGCCTTCGCCCGGAGGTGTCCGCGGGCGGCAACATCGGCGAGCGTCTGATGGCCATCGGCGACCGCCATTACGGCCACATCCGCGAGAAAGCGGCGCGTTGGATGAACAATGTTGAGCTACCGGCCGATCGCATGGACGATCTGCCGACCACGTTCTCCGGCGGCATGCAGCAGCGGCTGCAGATCGCACGCAATCTGGTGACCTCGCCGCGGTTGATCTTCATGGACGAGCCCACCGGGGGGCTGGATGTCTCAGTACAGGCCCGACTACTGGACCTGCTGCGCACGCTGGTGACGGACATGCGGCTGGCGGTCGTCATCGTCACTCATGACCTGGGCGTGGCGCGTCTACTGTCGCACCGGCTGCTGGTCATGAAGCAGGGGCGGGTCGTCGAACAGGGGTTAACAGACCGCGTGCTGGACGACCCGCATCATCCCTATACCCAACTACTGGTGTCATCCATCCTCTAG
- the phnL gene encoding phosphonate C-P lyase system protein PhnL gives MDISLRIENVSKTFVLHNQQGARLPVFKDINLEVKSGECVALHGHSGCGKSTLLRSLYGNYLPDGGHIYARHRGKWVDMVSADARYILTVRKHTIGWVSQFLRVIPRISTLNIVIQPLLERGVSRKQSEIRAGELLTRLNVPERLWSLAPATFSGGEQQRVNIARGLIGESPILLLDEPTASLDAANRQAVTQSILEAKERGSAIVGIFHNEDVRDRVSDRIYTMPLSTSPEGETDDHQ, from the coding sequence ATGGATATTAGCCTACGTATTGAAAACGTGAGTAAAACATTTGTACTGCACAACCAACAGGGCGCTCGCCTCCCGGTCTTCAAAGACATCAATCTCGAGGTGAAAAGTGGAGAGTGCGTCGCCCTTCACGGCCATTCCGGCTGCGGAAAATCCACGCTGCTGCGCTCGCTGTACGGCAACTATCTCCCGGATGGCGGCCATATCTACGCGCGCCATCGGGGCAAATGGGTGGATATGGTCTCGGCCGACGCCCGCTACATCCTCACCGTGCGGAAACACACGATCGGCTGGGTCAGCCAGTTCCTGCGGGTCATTCCCCGCATCAGCACGCTGAATATCGTTATCCAGCCCCTGCTGGAACGTGGCGTTTCGCGTAAGCAGAGCGAAATTCGCGCCGGTGAGCTGCTCACGCGGCTGAACGTGCCTGAGCGCCTTTGGTCGCTGGCGCCAGCCACCTTCTCCGGCGGCGAACAGCAGCGAGTCAACATCGCCCGCGGGCTCATCGGTGAAAGCCCCATCCTGCTGCTGGATGAGCCGACGGCCTCGCTGGACGCGGCTAATCGCCAAGCCGTCACCCAATCAATCCTTGAGGCCAAGGAGAGAGGTTCCGCCATCGTCGGCATCTTCCATAATGAGGACGTGCGCGACCGGGTATCGGACCGCATTTACACCATGCCCCTCTCCACGTCACCAGAAGGAGAAACCGATGATCATCAATAA
- the phnM gene encoding alpha-D-ribose 1-methylphosphonate 5-triphosphate diphosphatase translates to MIINNVRMVLADEVVKGSLDVHQGIIRHISATPSALPGALDGENAWLIPGLIELHTDNLDKFFTPRPGVSWPPESAMRAHDAAIIASGITTVLDAVAIGDTRDGGQRLDNLRKMTDTVIATQNAGLNRADHLLHLRCELPYKDTRPLFEQLCDLPPVTLVSLMDHSPGQRQFVSRKKYHEYYRGKYHLNDEQMAQFEAEQLDGSQRWSQSNRENIVSLCRQKGITMASHDDAAEEHVMDAYRHGVAIAEFPTTEIAARTAHRVGRQVLMGAPNVICGGSHSGNVAAHQLAEEGLLDILSSDYYPASLLEAAFLIAEDDRNGYGLPQAIALVSRNPAQVLKLNDRGVIAEGKRADLALVHRNGPRMTLQRVWREGKRVF, encoded by the coding sequence ATGATCATCAATAATGTACGCATGGTGCTGGCGGATGAGGTCGTCAAAGGCTCGTTGGACGTTCATCAGGGCATCATACGGCACATCAGCGCCACGCCGAGCGCGCTGCCCGGCGCGCTGGACGGTGAAAACGCCTGGCTGATCCCCGGACTGATTGAGCTGCATACCGACAATCTCGACAAATTTTTCACCCCGCGTCCCGGCGTCAGTTGGCCGCCGGAGTCCGCCATGCGCGCGCACGATGCCGCGATTATCGCCAGCGGGATCACGACGGTGCTGGACGCCGTCGCCATTGGGGATACCCGGGATGGCGGTCAACGTCTCGACAACCTGCGCAAGATGACCGACACGGTGATCGCAACGCAGAATGCCGGTCTCAACCGTGCGGATCATCTACTGCATTTGCGCTGCGAGCTGCCGTATAAGGACACACGGCCACTGTTCGAGCAGCTGTGCGATCTGCCGCCGGTCACGTTGGTGTCGCTGATGGATCACTCGCCGGGACAGCGGCAGTTCGTCTCTCGGAAGAAGTACCATGAATACTACCGGGGCAAATATCATTTGAATGACGAGCAGATGGCGCAGTTTGAGGCTGAGCAGCTGGATGGCTCCCAGCGCTGGTCCCAGTCCAACCGCGAGAACATCGTCAGCCTGTGCAGACAAAAAGGGATCACGATGGCCAGCCACGACGATGCCGCTGAAGAGCACGTGATGGACGCCTATCGCCACGGCGTGGCTATCGCTGAATTTCCGACGACGGAGATCGCCGCCCGCACCGCCCACCGGGTCGGCAGGCAGGTGTTGATGGGCGCGCCCAACGTCATTTGTGGCGGCTCGCACTCGGGTAACGTTGCCGCGCATCAGCTGGCGGAAGAAGGACTGCTGGATATCCTCTCTTCGGATTACTACCCCGCCAGCCTGCTGGAGGCCGCCTTTCTCATCGCGGAAGACGACCGCAACGGCTACGGCCTGCCGCAGGCCATCGCGCTCGTCAGCCGCAACCCGGCGCAGGTCCTGAAACTGAACGATCGCGGCGTTATCGCCGAGGGCAAACGCGCCGATCTGGCGCTGGTCCACCGCAACGGCCCACGGATGACGCTGCAACGCGTGTGGCGGGAAGGGAAACGGGTGTTCTGA
- the phnN gene encoding ribose 1,5-bisphosphokinase has product MSRLIYLIGPSGAGKDSLLDAIRASSPERLLVAHRYITRPAGLPGENHVSLTVDEFQLRRRSGLFAFYWQAHHYHYAVGIEIDLWLERGIDVVVNGSRAYLEQAKQYYGSQLFPLCLAVSPATLRQRLLARGRENADQIEERLRRAQEQQRRLPSDCAMLRNEGPLPQTLTQFWHLLSQKHRKTDVL; this is encoded by the coding sequence ATGAGCAGACTGATCTACTTGATAGGACCTTCCGGTGCCGGCAAGGACAGTCTGCTGGATGCGATACGCGCCAGCTCGCCGGAGCGCTTGCTGGTGGCTCATCGCTACATCACGCGTCCCGCCGGGTTGCCGGGCGAAAATCACGTCTCCCTCACGGTCGATGAATTTCAGCTGCGTCGGCGATCCGGTCTGTTCGCGTTTTACTGGCAGGCGCATCACTACCACTACGCCGTCGGCATCGAGATCGATCTCTGGCTGGAACGGGGAATAGATGTGGTGGTCAACGGCTCGCGGGCATACCTGGAGCAGGCGAAACAGTATTACGGTTCGCAGCTGTTTCCGCTCTGTTTGGCGGTGTCGCCCGCGACCCTGCGTCAACGGCTGCTGGCGCGCGGACGGGAGAATGCAGACCAGATCGAAGAGCGGCTGCGGCGGGCGCAAGAGCAGCAGCGCCGTCTGCCGTCGGACTGCGCCATGCTGCGCAACGAGGGTCCTCTGCCGCAAACGCTGACGCAGTTCTGGCACCTGCTATCTCAAAAGCATAGGAAAACCGATGTTTTATGA
- the phnP gene encoding phosphonate metabolism protein PhnP, which yields MFYDKCLTPTFHFLGTGGAQQVPAFGCECEVCHSARSSPQRRRRACCAALIDHGEMTLIDPGLPDLHSRFSAREIHRFLITHYHMDHVQGLFPLRWGFGQKIPVFGPPDPNGCDDLYRHPGLLRFEPALTPFDTVRFGRIATTPLPLRHSRITYGYLFQTPDTSLAYLTDTVGLPEETERFLAGRPVDYLVLDCSEPPQPTPPRNHNDLTLALDIFERLKPGKMYLTHIGHSLDRWMRTHPLPKHVHAAYDGLRLKL from the coding sequence ATGTTTTATGATAAATGCCTGACGCCGACCTTCCATTTCCTGGGGACCGGCGGGGCCCAGCAGGTTCCGGCTTTCGGCTGCGAGTGCGAGGTGTGCCACAGCGCCCGATCGTCTCCGCAACGGCGGCGGCGCGCCTGCTGCGCCGCGCTGATTGACCACGGGGAAATGACGCTGATCGACCCGGGCTTGCCCGATTTACACAGCCGCTTCAGCGCCAGGGAAATTCATCGCTTTCTGATCACCCACTACCACATGGATCATGTTCAGGGGCTATTCCCGCTGCGATGGGGTTTCGGCCAAAAGATACCCGTGTTCGGCCCGCCCGATCCAAACGGATGCGACGATCTGTACCGGCATCCGGGCCTGCTGCGATTCGAACCGGCGCTGACGCCCTTCGACACCGTGCGGTTCGGTCGCATAGCGACCACGCCGCTGCCGCTGCGCCACTCCCGGATCACCTATGGCTATCTGTTCCAGACGCCGGACACCTCGCTGGCCTATCTCACGGATACCGTGGGCCTGCCGGAAGAGACCGAGCGTTTTCTGGCCGGACGGCCGGTGGACTATCTGGTGCTCGACTGCAGCGAACCGCCGCAACCCACGCCGCCCAGGAATCACAACGATCTGACGTTGGCGCTGGACATCTTCGAACGGTTGAAGCCGGGGAAAATGTACCTGACGCATATCGGTCATTCACTGGATCGCTGGATGCGCACACACCCGTTGCCGAAGCATGTGCATGCGGCCTACGACGGACTGAGGCTGAAACTGTAG
- the pmbA gene encoding metalloprotease PmbA produces MTIITQVAEQRKTLEQAVAQALELARAGSDAAEVAVTKTTGIGVSTRYGEVENVEFNSDGALGITVYHQQRKGSASSTDLSPQAIARTVQAALDIARYTSVDPFAGPADEALLAFNAPDLDLFHPAELDAERGIELAARAEQSALQADERITNTEGGSFNSYYGVKVFGNSHGMLQSYCSSRHSMSSCVIAGEGGNMQRDYAYTVGRALDDLETPEWVGQECARRTLSRLAPRKLSTMQAPVMFGAEVATGLFGHLVGAISGSSVYRKSTFLLDQLGQQILPEWLTISELPHLRKGLASTPFDSEGVRTQSRDIVKDGVLQTWLMTSYSARKLGMQSTGHAGGIHNWRIAGRGLDFNGMLREMGTGLLVTELMGQGVSGVTGDYSRGAAGFWVENGQIQYPVSEITIAGNLKDMLRNIVTVGDDIETRSNIQCGSVLLPAMKIAGA; encoded by the coding sequence ATGACAATTATCACTCAGGTTGCAGAGCAGCGAAAAACGCTGGAACAGGCAGTGGCGCAGGCGCTGGAGTTGGCCCGCGCCGGTTCGGATGCGGCGGAAGTCGCCGTGACCAAGACCACGGGGATCGGCGTAAGCACCCGCTATGGCGAGGTGGAAAACGTTGAATTCAACAGCGACGGCGCGTTAGGCATCACCGTCTACCATCAGCAGCGTAAAGGCAGCGCGTCCTCGACGGATCTCAGTCCGCAGGCCATCGCGCGTACAGTGCAGGCGGCGCTGGATATCGCCCGTTACACCTCGGTGGATCCCTTCGCCGGTCCGGCGGACGAAGCGCTGCTGGCGTTTAATGCCCCGGATTTGGATCTGTTTCATCCCGCCGAACTGGATGCGGAGCGCGGCATTGAGCTGGCGGCCCGCGCGGAACAGAGCGCGTTGCAGGCGGATGAACGTATCACCAATACGGAAGGCGGCAGCTTCAACAGCTACTACGGCGTGAAGGTCTTCGGCAACAGCCACGGCATGTTGCAAAGCTACTGCTCCAGCCGTCACTCCATGTCCAGCTGTGTGATCGCCGGCGAAGGCGGCAACATGCAGCGCGATTATGCTTATACCGTCGGACGCGCGCTGGACGATCTTGAAACGCCGGAGTGGGTCGGTCAGGAGTGCGCACGCCGCACGCTGTCCCGGCTGGCGCCGCGTAAGCTGTCAACGATGCAGGCGCCGGTGATGTTCGGCGCAGAGGTGGCGACCGGCCTGTTCGGCCATCTGGTGGGCGCCATCAGCGGCAGCAGCGTTTATCGCAAATCCACGTTCCTGCTGGATCAACTGGGCCAGCAAATCTTGCCGGAGTGGCTGACGATCAGCGAGTTGCCGCATTTGCGCAAAGGGCTGGCGTCCACGCCGTTCGACAGCGAAGGGGTGCGCACGCAGTCGCGCGACATCGTGAAAGACGGCGTGTTGCAAACCTGGCTGATGACCTCCTACTCGGCGCGCAAATTGGGGATGCAGAGCACCGGTCACGCGGGCGGCATCCACAACTGGCGTATCGCCGGACGCGGTCTGGATTTTAACGGCATGCTGCGCGAGATGGGAACCGGTCTGCTGGTGACGGAACTGATGGGACAGGGCGTGAGCGGCGTGACGGGCGACTATTCGCGCGGGGCGGCCGGTTTCTGGGTGGAGAATGGTCAGATCCAGTACCCCGTCAGCGAAATCACCATCGCGGGTAATCTGAAGGACATGCTGCGGAATATCGTCACCGTTGGCGACGATATTGAAACCCGCAGCAACATCCAGTGTGGTTCGGTTCTGCTGCCGGCCATGAAAATCGCCGGAGCGTAA
- the yjgA gene encoding ribosome biogenesis factor YjgA → MNKHPEDWQDDLPPTSQEEDDDEIIWVSKSEIKRDAEALKDLGAELVSLGKNALERIPLDEELLAAVELAQRIKKEGRRRQLQLIGKMLRARDPQPIQLALDKLKNRHNQQVALFHKLEQLRDRLLAEGDDALSDVLTLYPQADRQQLRSLLRNAKKEKAANKPPKSSRQLYQYLRELAEAEA, encoded by the coding sequence ATGAATAAACACCCCGAAGACTGGCAGGACGACCTCCCGCCTACCAGCCAGGAAGAAGACGACGACGAAATTATTTGGGTCAGCAAAAGCGAAATCAAACGCGATGCCGAAGCCCTGAAAGATCTTGGGGCGGAACTGGTTTCCCTGGGGAAAAATGCCCTCGAACGTATCCCGCTGGATGAAGAACTGCTGGCCGCCGTCGAACTGGCTCAGCGCATCAAGAAAGAGGGTCGCCGGCGTCAGCTGCAACTGATCGGCAAGATGCTGCGCGCGCGCGATCCGCAACCCATTCAGCTGGCGCTGGATAAACTGAAGAACCGCCATAACCAACAGGTAGCGCTGTTCCATAAGCTGGAGCAACTGCGTGACCGTCTGCTGGCGGAAGGCGATGATGCCCTGAGCGACGTGCTGACGCTTTATCCGCAGGCCGATCGCCAACAGCTGCGCTCATTACTGCGTAACGCCAAGAAAGAGAAAGCCGCCAACAAGCCCCCGAAATCGTCCCGCCAGCTGTATCAATATCTACGCGAACTGGCCGAAGCCGAAGCGTGA
- a CDS encoding LysE family translocator, with the protein MTLHLWLVYTGVIVALIAIPGPSALISMTHGLRYGQRRALSTIAGGACASLLLMTGSALGLGAVLAASTTAFMLLKGVGAAYLIWLGISAWRAKTGPVTEAESIALPVDKPGVFTLFRRGFTVGISNPKDLLFFAALFPNFIDTSAPHVGQFALLALTWTVLDCSIMFCYACMGKRVSSLFAHPKRLRLFNRASGSLFIFAGTALAASAR; encoded by the coding sequence ATGACTTTGCACCTCTGGTTGGTTTACACCGGCGTGATTGTGGCGCTGATCGCCATTCCCGGCCCGTCGGCCCTCATCAGCATGACTCATGGTCTGCGCTATGGACAAAGACGTGCGCTCTCCACTATCGCGGGCGGGGCTTGTGCCTCGCTGTTGCTGATGACCGGCTCTGCTCTTGGACTGGGGGCGGTTCTCGCGGCGTCGACGACGGCGTTTATGCTGTTGAAGGGGGTGGGCGCGGCGTATCTGATCTGGCTGGGTATTTCGGCGTGGCGAGCCAAAACCGGCCCGGTGACGGAAGCAGAAAGCATCGCGCTGCCGGTCGATAAACCCGGCGTATTCACGCTGTTCAGGCGTGGTTTCACGGTGGGCATCAGCAATCCGAAAGATCTGCTGTTCTTCGCTGCGTTGTTTCCCAACTTCATCGACACCAGCGCGCCGCACGTCGGTCAGTTTGCGCTGCTGGCGTTGACCTGGACGGTGTTGGACTGCAGCATCATGTTCTGTTACGCCTGCATGGGAAAACGCGTGTCTTCCCTGTTCGCGCACCCGAAACGCCTGCGGTTGTTCAACCGCGCGTCCGGTTCGCTGTTTATTTTTGCGGGTACCGCGCTGGCGGCATCAGCCAGGTAG